From the genome of Gracilimonas sp., one region includes:
- the rnc gene encoding ribonuclease III, giving the protein MPDWFRSLFTKKKKSDLSPELKSRIKKLERIVGFEIDDPSLFLKALRHRSTLSQEQYETYDSYERLEFLGDAVLDLIAAEILFNQYPEKDEGFLTKVRAKLVRGETLSDFSKKLGIEDLMELGERNGGTKVSKSILADAFESIIAAIYITKGYQHAYQFVDNVIQKNLVIKELINTLDNYKSALLEHAQAEKMPIPRYELVSESGPGHNRTFEVKVLIGENQLGTGIGKSKKKAEQKAAREALKSIKD; this is encoded by the coding sequence ATGCCCGATTGGTTCAGGTCTCTTTTTACAAAAAAGAAGAAATCAGATCTTAGCCCTGAACTTAAAAGCAGAATTAAGAAATTAGAAAGGATCGTTGGTTTTGAAATCGACGATCCTTCTCTTTTTTTGAAGGCTTTACGTCATCGCTCCACGCTTTCCCAGGAGCAGTATGAAACCTATGATTCTTATGAACGCCTCGAGTTTTTAGGGGATGCTGTACTTGACTTAATTGCAGCTGAAATCCTGTTTAACCAATATCCGGAGAAAGACGAAGGCTTTCTCACTAAGGTAAGGGCAAAATTAGTTCGGGGAGAAACGCTATCCGACTTTTCTAAAAAACTAGGAATCGAAGACTTGATGGAATTGGGAGAGAGAAACGGTGGCACAAAAGTTTCCAAGAGTATCCTTGCTGATGCATTCGAATCAATAATAGCAGCAATTTATATCACCAAAGGATATCAACATGCTTACCAGTTTGTAGATAATGTTATTCAGAAAAATCTGGTGATAAAAGAGCTTATCAACACTCTCGACAACTACAAAAGTGCTTTGCTCGAACATGCTCAGGCTGAGAAAATGCCTATACCCCGATATGAGCTTGTCAGTGAAAGCGGGCCGGGGCATAACCGAACGTTTGAGGTTAAAGTATTAATAGGCGAGAACCAGCTTGGAACTGGTATTGGTAAGAGCAAGAAAAAGGCAGAACAGAAAGCTGCCAGAGAAGCACTGAAGAGTATTAAAGACTGA
- the mgtE gene encoding magnesium transporter: MFVQLIKPEFEELIASKDWVALKEVLNDVPAVDISDLLLELPGDIAVVVFRLLKKPVAADVFAELPSSKGVELLELFSKQQLSDVMGNLEPDEQVSILEELPGHLTQRVMNSINREDQKQLKKLLGYPEESVGRLMTPRYVRVKSDWSIERSMAHIRKYGETAETINVIYVVDDKEHLIDDLRITHLILANQEDHIEVLMDRSFEALSVYDDQEEAVKMLAKYDRVALPVVDSDGVLVGIVTADDVIDVAEEETTEDMQKMAGMDALDDYYSQSSIFDIVKKRLWWLIVLFVGQILTAIAMGGYEEVLQKVVALSFFVPLIISSGGNSGSQAATLVIRALATDDLKPEDWKKVFRREFTSGLMLGGLIGLLGFFTLIGWDLIGGAELTKTVFLTAGVIGLSLFSIVLFGNFTGAMLPFFLSKMNLDPAVSSAPFVATIVDVSGIIIYFTIAIVLLSGTLL; encoded by the coding sequence ATGTTTGTTCAACTCATAAAACCGGAATTCGAAGAGCTTATCGCTTCCAAAGATTGGGTTGCCCTGAAAGAGGTTTTGAATGATGTGCCAGCCGTAGACATCTCTGATCTTTTACTCGAGCTTCCGGGTGATATCGCTGTGGTTGTTTTCCGTTTGCTCAAGAAACCGGTGGCAGCAGATGTTTTTGCAGAGCTCCCATCTTCGAAAGGAGTAGAGTTGCTGGAGCTGTTCAGTAAGCAGCAGTTGAGTGATGTGATGGGTAACCTGGAACCGGATGAGCAGGTCTCTATTTTGGAAGAACTTCCCGGCCACTTAACCCAACGGGTGATGAATTCCATCAACCGGGAAGATCAAAAGCAATTAAAGAAACTCCTTGGCTATCCGGAAGAAAGTGTAGGTCGTTTGATGACCCCTCGCTATGTTCGGGTGAAATCTGATTGGTCGATAGAACGGAGTATGGCCCATATCCGTAAATATGGAGAAACTGCAGAAACCATCAACGTTATTTATGTGGTTGATGATAAAGAGCATCTTATTGATGACCTGCGGATCACTCATCTGATCCTCGCAAATCAGGAAGACCATATTGAAGTGTTGATGGATCGTTCTTTTGAAGCTCTTTCAGTATATGATGATCAGGAAGAAGCGGTTAAAATGCTGGCTAAATATGACCGTGTTGCCTTACCAGTTGTAGACTCTGATGGTGTACTTGTAGGAATTGTGACAGCTGATGATGTTATTGATGTAGCTGAAGAAGAGACCACCGAGGATATGCAGAAAATGGCCGGTATGGATGCTTTGGATGACTACTATTCCCAATCGTCCATTTTCGACATTGTTAAAAAGCGTCTCTGGTGGTTGATCGTTCTTTTTGTTGGGCAGATTTTAACGGCCATTGCGATGGGAGGCTATGAAGAAGTACTTCAGAAAGTTGTAGCACTGTCATTCTTTGTTCCGCTAATCATTTCAAGTGGCGGTAATTCAGGTTCACAGGCAGCGACCTTGGTGATACGAGCCTTGGCAACCGATGATCTTAAACCCGAAGATTGGAAAAAAGTTTTCAGGCGTGAATTTACTTCAGGTCTTATGCTGGGAGGTTTAATAGGACTATTAGGCTTTTTCACACTAATTGGATGGGATTTGATAGGCGGGGCAGAATTGACAAAGACTGTATTTCTTACCGCAGGTGTTATAGGGTTGAGCCTTTTTTCAATTGTGTTATTTGGAAATTTTACCGGAGCTATGCTGCCTTTTTTCCTTTCCAAAATGAATCTTGATCCGGCTGTTTCTTCTGCTCCTTTTGTAGCAACTATTGTGGACGTAAGCGGAATCATTATTTATTTTACCATAGCAATTGTACTTTTAAGCGGAACCTTACTTTAA
- a CDS encoding thymidylate synthase, with product MKAYHDLVKSVLENGVRKENRTGTDTISNFAEFYKVDLSEGFPLLTTKKVYFRSVILEMLWYLRGEDHIRWLRDENDCHIWDAWADDDGHVGPIYPVLWRRFPYFEKESVRFEGNGSALDKEVWVRKEFDQVQRAIDMLKNNPNSRRIVVSAWHPGLLDQMGLPPCHLMYIFNVADGKLNCHLTQRSGDVALGIPFNLACYSALTMAIAQEVGLEPGTFAHSIVDAHIYVNHVDGLKEQLTRKPKPLPTLKISKKPVDELTFDDFILENYDPDPVIKFEVAV from the coding sequence ATGAAAGCATATCATGATCTTGTAAAAAGTGTACTCGAGAATGGAGTCAGAAAAGAAAACCGAACCGGTACGGATACGATCTCAAATTTTGCTGAATTTTATAAAGTAGATCTCTCCGAAGGCTTCCCTTTATTGACGACTAAAAAAGTCTACTTCAGGTCAGTCATTTTGGAGATGCTTTGGTATTTAAGGGGAGAAGATCACATCCGTTGGCTTCGCGATGAAAACGATTGCCACATTTGGGATGCCTGGGCTGATGACGATGGACATGTTGGCCCCATTTACCCCGTGCTTTGGAGAAGATTTCCATACTTTGAAAAGGAGTCGGTACGCTTTGAGGGAAATGGCTCAGCACTCGATAAAGAAGTATGGGTTCGTAAAGAATTCGATCAGGTACAACGGGCTATTGATATGTTGAAAAACAACCCAAACAGCCGAAGGATAGTTGTGAGCGCCTGGCATCCCGGGTTATTGGATCAAATGGGACTTCCGCCATGTCACCTCATGTATATTTTCAATGTAGCAGATGGAAAATTGAATTGTCATCTGACTCAGCGCTCCGGAGACGTTGCTCTTGGAATACCATTTAATCTGGCCTGTTATTCTGCCTTAACTATGGCAATTGCTCAGGAAGTGGGGCTGGAACCGGGCACTTTTGCTCATTCTATTGTGGATGCTCATATCTATGTAAATCATGTGGATGGATTGAAAGAACAACTGACCAGAAAACCTAAACCTCTTCCAACACTTAAGATATCAAAGAAGCCGGTTGATGAACTCACATTCGATGATTTCATTTTGGAGAACTATGATCCGGATCCGGTGATTAAATTTGAGGTCGCAGTATGA
- a CDS encoding dihydrofolate reductase: MIITLVAAHDPNLVIGKDGGLPWRYPEDLKHFKRTTVGGTIIMGRGVFEELNEIPLPERKNIVLSTTQTYENADTYTSLDEALKSSNDKEVFIIGGGVLYRQAIDVSDKLIITEIHEEYDGDTYFPEYRDDIGTIWKEESREDYEELSFVTYKRI, encoded by the coding sequence ATGATTATTACTCTTGTTGCTGCTCACGATCCCAATTTGGTAATAGGTAAAGATGGTGGACTTCCATGGCGATACCCGGAAGATTTAAAGCATTTCAAGAGAACTACCGTTGGTGGCACCATAATCATGGGTAGGGGAGTATTTGAAGAATTAAACGAGATTCCACTTCCTGAAAGAAAAAATATCGTGCTTTCTACCACTCAAACTTATGAGAATGCAGACACCTATACATCTCTGGATGAGGCGTTAAAATCTTCTAATGATAAAGAGGTTTTTATTATTGGAGGAGGGGTTTTGTACAGGCAAGCCATTGATGTTTCTGATAAGCTTATCATTACTGAAATCCACGAGGAATACGATGGAGATACATATTTTCCTGAATACAGAGATGATATAGGAACAATATGGAAGGAAGAATCAAGAGAAGATTACGAAGAGCTTAGCTTCGTCACCTATAAGAGAATTTAA
- a CDS encoding response regulator has protein sequence MSPVLEQIPAKKDTKALKALIVDDLKINRSLARIMLERNNFEIMEAENGEEALHFFGRQKPDVVLMDICMPVMGGIEAMKQIRKLNQKFSSIPIIAFTSGEHKESKSDLMEKGFSEYIKKPFKEKELFDKISLFLPIQNIAS, from the coding sequence ATGAGCCCAGTTTTAGAACAAATACCGGCCAAAAAAGATACGAAGGCACTGAAAGCTCTGATCGTAGATGATCTGAAGATTAACAGAAGTCTGGCCCGGATTATGCTTGAGCGTAATAATTTCGAGATCATGGAAGCAGAAAATGGGGAAGAGGCTCTTCATTTCTTTGGCAGGCAAAAGCCTGATGTTGTTTTAATGGATATCTGTATGCCTGTAATGGGTGGTATTGAAGCAATGAAGCAAATCAGGAAGTTAAATCAGAAATTTTCCAGTATTCCAATAATCGCTTTTACTTCAGGTGAGCATAAAGAATCAAAATCTGATTTAATGGAAAAGGGATTTTCAGAATACATTAAAAAACCATTTAAAGAGAAAGAGCTATTTGATAAGATTTCTCTATTCCTTCCTATTCAAAATATAGCTTCCTAA
- a CDS encoding HD domain-containing protein produces the protein MDKSTRYKIFNDPIHGFITVPKGPILRLIDHPYVQRLRRIRQLGLGYLVFPAAEHSRFSHALGALELGQRVLNNLREKDTTISQPEYEGTLMAILLHDVGHGPLSHTLEHSLITDFNHEMMSLAIMKELNKEFNGALDVAIDIFTNQHKKKFLHQLISSQLDLDRLDYLRRDSFFTGVSEGTVGINRILKTMRVFKGNIVIEKKGIYAVENYIIARRLMYMQVYQHKTVLSADFLLRSIFKRVHQLIEQGKELSFASPALEYFLHEQPSAKKMISKQMIDRYAEMDDHDVYLSIKLWEKSGDKILSNLCHRFLNRDLFRTTFLDKKPTKAQISEITQKTQKALKKLRLPQDEIAVGHYLGFENSYSEAYKYKNESIWILEDEKAIEFSKAAETKNIIALTEPVVKHYCVHLKDISF, from the coding sequence ATGGATAAAAGCACCCGGTATAAAATTTTCAATGATCCGATTCATGGATTTATCACCGTTCCAAAGGGTCCTATTCTCAGGTTGATAGATCACCCTTATGTGCAGAGATTACGAAGAATCCGGCAGTTAGGACTTGGGTATCTGGTTTTCCCAGCTGCTGAACATTCCCGCTTCTCCCATGCATTAGGCGCACTTGAATTGGGACAGCGAGTGCTTAACAATCTTCGTGAAAAAGATACAACCATTAGCCAGCCAGAATATGAAGGTACCCTGATGGCCATTCTTCTTCATGATGTTGGGCACGGCCCTCTTTCTCATACTTTAGAACATTCACTTATTACGGACTTTAATCATGAAATGATGAGTCTGGCCATTATGAAAGAGCTCAACAAAGAGTTTAATGGAGCACTGGATGTGGCTATTGATATTTTCACCAATCAGCACAAAAAGAAGTTTTTGCATCAGCTGATATCCTCTCAGCTCGACTTAGACCGATTAGATTACCTGAGGCGAGACAGCTTTTTTACCGGTGTTTCAGAAGGTACGGTAGGCATTAACCGAATTCTCAAAACCATGCGGGTTTTCAAGGGTAATATTGTAATTGAAAAGAAAGGGATTTATGCTGTTGAGAACTACATTATTGCCCGCCGTTTGATGTATATGCAAGTGTACCAGCATAAAACAGTGCTTAGTGCAGACTTTCTCCTGCGGAGCATCTTCAAGCGAGTCCACCAATTGATTGAACAAGGAAAGGAATTAAGTTTCGCTTCACCTGCCCTTGAGTATTTCTTGCACGAACAGCCTTCAGCAAAAAAAATGATCTCCAAACAGATGATTGACCGTTATGCTGAAATGGATGATCATGACGTATATTTAAGCATTAAGCTTTGGGAAAAGTCGGGGGATAAAATCTTAAGTAACCTTTGTCATCGGTTCCTGAACCGCGATTTATTCAGAACTACTTTTTTAGATAAAAAACCGACTAAAGCACAGATATCAGAAATCACTCAAAAAACGCAAAAAGCACTTAAAAAGCTTCGTCTTCCCCAGGATGAAATAGCTGTTGGTCACTACCTTGGCTTTGAAAACAGCTATTCCGAGGCCTACAAATATAAAAATGAGAGTATTTGGATTCTGGAGGATGAAAAAGCTATTGAGTTTTCAAAAGCTGCTGAGACAAAAAATATTATTGCTTTAACTGAGCCGGTAGTTAAACACTATTGCGTGCATTTGAAAGATATCAGCTTTTAG
- a CDS encoding acyl-CoA thioesterase, protein MFRPEYNPDTFYHWTEIPVRFRDLDPLNHVNNALFNTYLEEARIQFLGEVGQMQSEFTEGKTFVLVKITIEYLKQITFPSTLLVGTGVGKVGNSSIEAVQGIFDKKSKDLMGIARSTGVWYDINKKRPTRLPEIENLDEMVVQS, encoded by the coding sequence ATGTTTCGACCTGAATACAATCCTGACACCTTTTATCATTGGACGGAAATTCCCGTTCGTTTTAGGGATTTAGACCCTCTTAACCACGTGAACAATGCGCTGTTCAATACTTACCTTGAAGAGGCTCGAATTCAGTTTTTAGGAGAAGTCGGGCAGATGCAAAGTGAATTCACCGAAGGAAAAACCTTTGTATTGGTGAAAATCACCATAGAATACCTTAAACAAATTACCTTCCCATCAACCTTACTGGTAGGTACCGGTGTAGGCAAAGTAGGTAACTCGAGTATAGAGGCTGTTCAGGGGATTTTTGATAAGAAATCAAAAGATTTGATGGGGATAGCAAGGTCAACCGGTGTTTGGTATGATATCAACAAAAAGAGGCCTACCCGATTGCCTGAAATTGAAAATTTAGATGAGATGGTGGTTCAGAGTTGA
- a CDS encoding M42 family metallopeptidase, translated as MAKQNERDFLEELLITPSPTGYEKEGVKVWKKYVEQFADEVVTDAYGSAAAKINMSGDVATVMLEAHCDEIGMVVQHITDQGYIYVNKLGGSDSTIARAKKVFIHNKRGRVVGVTGNTAIHLQDNKNGGGKQPAWKDIYVDIGVSSKEEALELVQIGDPITYASDTEFLSDDRLTARALDNRIGGYVIAEAMRKISEQKKDLKVNVIALNSIQEEVGGFGARMMSYRFMPDVALVTDVTHATDTPGIDQKEHGTVELGKGPTVQHGGANHPKVVEFLEEVCEKNKIEIQHEATSVRTGTDTDSIFYQQTGIPSALISLPLRYMHSPVEICSMKDVDALVDVMVKAVLAMRPDQTFGVFEE; from the coding sequence ATGGCTAAGCAGAACGAACGTGATTTTTTAGAAGAACTACTCATTACCCCAAGCCCAACAGGGTATGAAAAAGAAGGTGTGAAAGTCTGGAAGAAGTATGTAGAGCAATTCGCTGATGAAGTAGTTACGGATGCTTACGGTTCTGCCGCTGCTAAAATAAACATGAGTGGAGATGTAGCTACAGTGATGCTGGAAGCCCATTGTGATGAAATTGGAATGGTGGTGCAGCATATAACAGACCAGGGATACATTTATGTAAATAAACTGGGAGGAAGTGATTCTACTATAGCCCGTGCAAAAAAGGTTTTCATTCACAATAAAAGAGGACGCGTAGTGGGTGTGACCGGAAATACAGCTATTCACCTTCAGGACAATAAAAACGGTGGGGGTAAGCAACCTGCCTGGAAAGATATCTATGTGGATATCGGGGTTTCATCCAAAGAGGAAGCCCTGGAGTTGGTGCAAATTGGAGATCCTATTACCTATGCTTCTGATACTGAATTTTTAAGTGATGACCGTTTAACAGCCCGCGCTTTGGATAACCGCATTGGTGGGTACGTGATTGCTGAAGCCATGCGAAAAATCAGTGAGCAGAAGAAAGACCTTAAAGTAAATGTAATCGCCCTAAACTCTATTCAGGAGGAGGTAGGTGGATTTGGCGCTCGCATGATGAGCTATCGGTTTATGCCCGATGTGGCACTTGTTACTGATGTAACCCATGCTACCGACACGCCGGGAATAGATCAGAAAGAACATGGAACCGTGGAATTAGGTAAAGGTCCAACCGTACAACATGGTGGAGCTAATCATCCCAAAGTTGTGGAGTTTCTGGAAGAAGTATGTGAGAAGAACAAAATTGAAATACAACATGAAGCTACCAGCGTGAGAACCGGTACCGATACCGACAGTATCTTTTATCAGCAAACCGGTATTCCGAGTGCCTTGATCTCGCTTCCGCTCAGATATATGCATTCTCCCGTTGAAATTTGCTCTATGAAGGACGTGGATGCTTTAGTTGACGTGATGGTCAAAGCTGTACTGGCGATGCGTCCAGATCAAACATTTGGGGTATTTGAAGAATAG
- a CDS encoding L-threonylcarbamoyladenylate synthase, whose protein sequence is MPDLTKYIDLIKNGDVVAFPTETVYGLGADAWNPAAIQKIFTIKNRPSDNPLIVHVSSKDQVRDFSEKIPDSADLLITEFWPGPLSLVLQKKSKVLDAVTAGLDTVAIRMPDHEIALEFISKTGPLVAPSANRSGRPSPTRAEHVKADFGDHFPVIDGKATKVGLESTVLDLTGDQPEILRPGSISRKEIEDVLGFSVHESFFEHMDRPKSPGQKYSHYKPEAEVRWLKAKEVPDNQEYLYLLLDSSYPVSPNIIAYDNDLDQMARELYDRFRQADIEGYHSVIIEDFSEMNHPLVSALLNRVRKAIGYSSNTPNV, encoded by the coding sequence ATGCCTGACCTAACAAAATATATAGATCTTATTAAAAATGGAGATGTAGTTGCATTCCCTACCGAAACGGTGTACGGTCTCGGAGCCGATGCCTGGAATCCCGCAGCTATTCAAAAGATTTTTACCATTAAAAACCGGCCTTCTGATAACCCTCTGATCGTACATGTTTCTTCGAAAGATCAGGTTCGGGATTTTTCAGAAAAAATTCCTGATTCAGCCGATTTATTAATCACAGAATTCTGGCCAGGCCCTCTTTCACTCGTACTTCAAAAAAAGAGTAAAGTATTGGATGCTGTTACTGCTGGCTTGGATACCGTAGCCATCCGGATGCCTGATCATGAAATTGCATTGGAGTTCATTTCTAAAACCGGTCCACTTGTTGCTCCCAGTGCCAACAGATCAGGACGCCCGAGCCCTACCAGAGCTGAACATGTTAAAGCAGATTTTGGGGATCATTTCCCGGTTATCGATGGAAAAGCTACCAAAGTCGGGTTGGAATCGACGGTATTAGATTTAACAGGAGATCAGCCTGAAATACTGCGTCCCGGAAGCATCAGCCGTAAAGAGATAGAAGATGTGCTCGGATTTTCAGTGCATGAATCGTTCTTTGAACATATGGACCGACCCAAGAGTCCGGGGCAAAAATATTCTCATTACAAGCCTGAAGCTGAAGTCCGGTGGCTAAAAGCTAAAGAAGTTCCAGATAATCAAGAGTATTTATACTTATTATTGGATTCTTCCTATCCAGTTTCACCAAATATCATTGCCTATGATAATGATCTGGACCAAATGGCACGTGAATTATACGACCGATTTCGTCAAGCTGACATTGAAGGATATCATTCGGTTATCATTGAGGATTTCAGTGAAATGAATCACCCATTGGTCTCTGCCCTCCTGAACAGGGTCCGAAAAGCTATTGGCTATTCTTCAAATACCCCAAATGTTTGA